Within the Telopea speciosissima isolate NSW1024214 ecotype Mountain lineage chromosome 4, Tspe_v1, whole genome shotgun sequence genome, the region GAGAGTGCTGGGTAGGCTACACTCTTGGATCCACATCCCTTGTCCATTGGATTAAAATCCTAAAGCTTTGTCCAGAAATAAAGTGAGGGCCAGGAGAAGAGAAggtaaagagaagagaggaagggcAGAGGCGCAGACCTTTGAGAGGAACGTCGATGACCTGGCCGGCGATAAGTGCGTTGGCGTCGGCCATTCCATTGAGCTTCAACAAGGTGTTTTGATCGGTCCCATACTCCTCGGCGATCTGCTCCACGGTGCTCCCCTTGGTCACCACATGTCCATAATGAACGACCTGAGCTCCGCCCACCTCAACGCAGCTGCAGGGCAGCGGAATCCACAGCTCCTGCCCAGTTTGGATCACATTTGGGTCGGAGATGTTATTGACTTGAGCAATCTGCTGGTACGTCACCAACTCAGAGTAGACATTCCTAGCGATGTGATCCAAGCCATCACCTAGCTGTACTTTGTAATAGGGAACCCTATTTGAGATTCCGGTACCGTTGGAGCAGTTGCAGGGAAAGGGGAtcttgatggtggctttagcTTCTACGATATAATTGGATTTGGTGGAGACTGTTAAGGAGTTTGCCCCAAGTAAATCGTAAAAGTTTGCGACGCCGAAGAGGGTGGAGATGTGGGCGAGGGTTGTTTTGTTGGGAGAAACGTAGTCGATTACAGACTTGCATGTGGCTTGGATGCTGCAATTGAATCCTAAGTCCGCCGTCGATGGAACGATTAGGGCGGAGAACAAGGTCATGAGACTGAAAAGCAGCAGCGATAAACTCCTCCTCATCGCCATGATCGTTTTTGCTTCtgtgtctctctccctctctagtCTCTGGTCTCCTCCCTCCACTTAGGTCTTATAAAAGCTAATACTCGGGGGAGGTAAGGAGGTACAGTAGTACGTCTGGACAGATTTTGAGATTGGAATTGAGATAATTCCGATATTTGAATATTGATTACTGCAGCGTCACGTGGGAGGAACGGCAATAGAGAAAAGTTAGGCAAAGGTCAAAAGGGATTGAGAATGTGAAAACTGGGAAAATTGGTAACAGCAGAGTTTCACACAAACCTAccagaaggaaggaagaaagaatgaagatgaattaagatttaagaaagATAAGAGATGACTTTCTTTGACTTCATCCCTGGAAAATTGGTATTGGCATGACTTTGACTTGACTTCATCTCTAGTGTTCCTTTGACCTAAGTGAAGGTTATCCCATTAagtatggttttagtgcacggtattggtaTTGTAACGGGTATCGTTCAATCTGGAAACTGTTATGGTATCGGTATGGATAGGTCATATCAGATAAATTTGTTCCtgattttccttaaaaatgtttttttttttttttttttaattatttataaattTACCTCTTATTCGTACTATGTTAGTagtatggtatcggtatgttATCGATATCGGTACCTAAAACCATGTTTGTAAGACACtaagaatatatttttttgttaacCCTCGAAAAAACTTAGCTCTGAAGTTGCATGAAATCAAGAATATGAATTTGAATTAGTGGAATCGGTTGATTCGGATCGAATTCAGTTGAAATTGATCTTGATTTTGGCTTATTCCAATCTGGTCAGCTCAAAAGGAACTTGTTTTTGAAATTATTTAAGAGATAcggatgggtatgctagcaccATATGTGTCTATCTCggtgtctctccctccccttccccctcaAATAACTCTATTACctctcaaaaggaaaaaaatagaaaaaaacacATATAGGGTGCTAGCTTATTGTATTCCACTAGTGTACCTaacttttctcttattttaaattgattacaattttttttaacgCTAGTTATGATACGAATCAATTCAactcaattatttatttatattttatattttatattggGTCATCATTTAGAAGACgactgtttttctttttaaatatttttggatgAATTATTCAACTCAGTCTTATGATCTTATCAGAAATTGCTTCCTTATCTTACAAAGGATGCCAAACCAGTGCTTTCCTATTATATCCTCACTCCTTTAAGGGAGTTTCGTAAAGCAAATTAGCAATTAGGCGGTGAAATGATTCCCACAGACTAGCTATATCACTTTCATATACCACTCTCCTTTTCCTTCGTGGGTTCATCCCTCTTATATAAAGAATCATAAAGTCTTCCAAGTTCAGGGTTCACAGTTCACACACTCTGGAAGAACGGAGGACAAGATGTTGATGAGCACTAAGTTCACactccaaacaaacaaaaagccTTTTCAGTCCCAAATACAAACTAGGTCAgtcagatatatatatatacacacgtGTGTTTCTTTCATAGGCCGACTCTAGAGCATGGGTTTAGATAGTGGTAACGGTTTGTATCGGACAATTTTGCCCTCAAAGATATCAATGTCATATtatatttttacaattttacccgATGCCTATACTATGTTTTGATCTGATATAGGCCAAGTATCAAGGAattaaatcctctccaattcctcaaTGGTGCAGAGCAGTACAGTTCGGAGTGGAGAGGTCAACACTTGGCAAGCACAACATCCAACGGACTGAACTCATtgacctagttttttttttcttcaagctCAGCATCGTTGGATGTCACATTTGTCAAGTGTCAACCTCTCCACCTCAAATTGCACCGTACTGCACTTTTAAGGAATTGGAAAGGATTTTTTccaagtatcggtatcagatcaTCTGATACGGATACTTAAAACCC harbors:
- the LOC122658562 gene encoding lysM domain-containing GPI-anchored protein 2-like isoform X1, whose product is MTLFSALIVPSTADLGFNCSIQATCKSVIDYVSPNKTTLAHISTLFGVANFYDLLGANSLTVSTKSNYIVEAKATIKIPFPCNCSNGTGISNRVPYYKVQLGDGLDHIARNVYSELVTYQQIAQVNNISDPNVIQTGQELWIPLPCSCVEVGGAQVVHYGHVVTKGSTVEQIAEEYGTDQNTLLKLNGMADANALIAGQVIDVPLKVCSSSVNKSSEDYPMLVPNGTYALTAYNCVQCSCQSSYHNYTLQCKPSGVEPTNVTQCPSMTCQDGSLIGNTTSTCSTCAYAGYLKTNIFTTLDNHTCSGPSGNYAPARMGSQGSSWRILLITIHLGLLCFGLLS
- the LOC122658562 gene encoding lysM domain-containing GPI-anchored protein 2-like isoform X2, translating into MTLFSALIVPSTADLGFNCSIQATCKSVIDYVSPNKTTLAHISTLFGVANFYDLLGANSLTVSTKSNYIVEAKATIKIPFPCNCSNGTGISNRVPYYKVQLGDGLDHIARNVYSELVTYQQIAQVNNISDPNVIQTGQELWIPLPCSCVEVGGAQVVHYGHVVTKGSTVEQIAEEYGTDQNTLLKLNGMADANALIAGQVIDVPLKVCSSSVNKSSEDYPMLVPNGTYALTAYNCVQCSCQSSYHNYTLQCKPSGVEPTNVTQCPSMTCQDGSLIGNTTSTCSTCAYAGYLKTNIFTTLDNHTCSGNYAPARMGSQGSSWRILLITIHLGLLCFGLLS